The DNA region CACGGACGAACTATCGACTCGGAGCCAATTTTCAGTTACCCAAAGGCCCATTTACACGCACTCCCATGTTCGGACAGAGAATGTCTCGGAGTCCGTCGCTCCCCGACCGCCCTCGGCTCGACCTCGACCCAGAGATGTCGGACGCCGAGCGCCTCGATGCGATGCAGAAGCACTTCGCGCGCATCGTTCAGGTCAACGAGGAGCTAGACGAACGGTTAGCACAGGCAGACGACCGGATGGGGGACCTCCAGTCGGAGGTCGACCAACTGAAACGCCGCAACGACACGCTGAAGAAGGCGTCGCTGTACCTCGCCTCCGTCGAGGAGGTTTCCGACGACGGCGTCGTCATCAAACAGCACGGCAACAACCAGGAGGTGCTGACCGAGGTGTCGCCGCAACTGGCGGCCAAACTGGAGGCGGGCGACCGGGTCGCCATCAACGACTCCTTCGCGGTTCAGCGGATTCTCGACGACGAGACCGACGCCCGAGCACAGGCGATGGAGGTCAACGAGTCGCCCGACGTCTCCTACGACGACATCGGCGGCATCGACGACCAGATTCGGGAGGTCAAGGAGGCGGTCGAGGACCCGCTGGCGTCGCCCGAACTGTTCGAGGAAGTCGGTGTTGACCCGCCGGCGGGCGTCCTGCTGTACGGCCCGCCGGGGACGGGCAAGACGATGCTCGCGAAGGCCGTCGCCAACCAGACCGACGCGACGTTCATCAAGATGGCCGGCTCCGAACTCGTCCAGAAGTTCATCGGCGAGGGCGCGCGACTCGTCCGTGACCTGTTCTCGCTGGCGGCCGAGCGCGAACCCGCCGTCATCTTTATCGACGAGATCGACGCCGTCGCCTCCAAGCGGACGGACTCGAAGACCTCCGGCGACGCCGAGGTCCAGCGGACGATGATGCAACTGCTCAACGAGATGGACGGCTTCGAAGAGCGCGGTGACGTGCGCATCATCGCGGCGACGAACCGCTTCGATATGCTCGACGAGGCCATCCTCCGGCCGGGCCGCTTCGACCGCCTCATCGAGGTCCCGAAACCGAACGAGGAGGGCCGCCGCCGCATCCTCGACATCCACACCGACCGTATGAACGTCGCCGACGACGTGGACCTCGACGCGTTCGCCGACGACCTCGACGGGTTCAGCGGTGCGGACATCGCCAGCCTCGCCACCGAGGCGGGGATGTTCGCTATCCGCGACGAACGCACCGAAGTGAAGATGGAGGACTTCGAGGCCGCCCGCGAGAAACTCGTCGAGGCCGACGAGGACGACGTCGTCGGCGAGTTTACTGACTACCAGTACTGACGCACTTCGGACACCCGCACTTCGGAAAATCGGACACCCGCACTTCGGACACCCGTACCGCGGCTTTCCGCACCCTGTTTTCGCAAGCGCTTACTTCCCGCCGCGTCGTCTTCCGGTATGAGCACGATTCGCGTCGTGAGCGGCGTCGCGACCGGACCGACGCCGATGTCGTCGTACGACGCCGCCCTCGCCGAGGCGAACATCCACAACTACAACCTCGTCGCCGTCTCGTCGGTCGTCCCCGCCGACGCCGACGTCGAGTTCGTCGGCACCGCGCCGGAACTCGGCCCCGCCGGCGAGCGACTCACCGTCGTCGAGGCCCGCGCGACGGCCGCCGGACCGGGTCGGGTCTCCGCCGGCCTCGGGTGGACGACCGGCCCCGGGCCGGGACTGTTCTACGAGTCGGCCGGCGAGACGGACGCAGAGACCGTCCGCGAGCGTGTCCTCGCGGGCCTCGACGCCGGCCGCGACCTCCGCGAGTGGACGTTCGAGGACGAACGCGTCGAAGTCGCCTCGACGGGGGCTGACTCCGGCGAGTACACGACCGCACTCGTGGTCGCGGTTTACGGCGACAGCGAACCGATCTTATAAACTTGCTCCTGCCGACGCCTTTTTACTCGGATACCGCCTAAAGCGGACGATTGAGTTAGTATGAACGGCAACACCCCCTTCGCGGGCGTTCCGGACGCCGTCGACGCCGACCAACCGGACCTCTCCGCCGAACTCACCGGCGACCAGAAACAGCAACTCCGCCGAGCGGTCGCCAGCATCGTCGCACAGACGCGGGAGTATCTCCCCGACGGTTACGCTATCGGTTCGGAACTCTCCTACGACTCGAACGGCCCGCGGGCGACTGTCGCCGTCCACCCCCCGGCGGGTCACGCCGTCAGCGCCGGCTTCAATCCCGACACCGACGACCTGGAGTCGGGCCTCGACGACGAGGACCGCCGCGAAGTCGCGCGGGGTCTGGCCGCGAGCGCCGCGATGCAGGCGATGGCCGCCGTCGGCGACGGCGTCACGCCGACCGCGCGATAAGCGCCTCCGAAGGTCCGTCTCGTTCTCCACGACGTCGACTCGACAGCGGCGGCGCTCGTCGAGACCCGATTCACGAACGGGAGGCGGACACCTGCGTCGTCGCTACGGTGCGTCGGCGGCTCCGCTACTCGGCAGTCGATTCGACTGGCGAGTCGACGAACAGCGCGTAGCCGACGATTGCCGAGGCGGGCAGCGCGCCGAGCGCCACCCCGTGCGCCATCGCGAGCGACGATGTCGCCGCGGTCGCTATCCCCACGAGCAACAACGCGGGGATAGCAAGCAACAGGACGTCGTAGCACGATACCCCTGTGGGCACGTCGACTACGGCGTCGAACGGGTCGTCACTAACACTCACGAACGTTCACCTCACCCGAGTGTACGGAACACAGCGAGTGAACTATCCCACCCTACTCGCTCGCTTGCGCTCGCTCCTTGAGGGTGGGGCTTCCTGCTTCGATGACGCGCTTTGCAGGAACCGAAGTGGTTCCCGTAGGGAGCGCAGTCTCCACAGGCGTTGATTCGGAGCGTCCCGATCCTAACTGCTTGATACCGCGAGAAAGAATGTTCCACGCTGCGTTCCAGTCTCTGTCGGCGGTGAAGCCGCACGAGGGACAGGAGTGTTCGCGAACCCACAGCGGTTTGTCGGTCGAGACACCGCACGCCGCACACTCTTTGGTCGTTCCGCCTGGATCGACCGCGACAAAATGCGTGCCTTCGCGTTCGCACTTGTACTCGAGCATTCGAAGGAACGTTCCCCACGCTGCTCCGGCACGGTTCCGTGAGTTGCCGTCAAGTTCGACCAGACCTTTCGCGTCCAGGTCTTCGACCGCGACGAGATCGTACTCTCGTGCGTAGTACGCCGAGAGTTTGTGAAGGAAGTCGCGGCGCTTGTTCTTCAGATCGGCGTGGCATTCGGCCACGCGACGGCGTTGTTTCTCGTAGTTGCTCGACCCGTGCTCTCTGCGTGAAAGCTTCCGTTGCTCTCGCTCGAGTCGGTCGCGTTCGTCCGAGAGGTCGGCCGATTCGATCGCGTGGCCGTCGGTGTCGTGGGCGTATTTCAGAATACCCACGTCGATCCCGACGACGGTCTTTGGACGGTCGGGCTTCTCCGGCGGCTCTCGGTCAACTTCGACACCGAACGTAGCGAACCACTCGCCCGTCGGTTCCTTCTTGAGTGTGACCTGCTTGAGTGCGGCGTTGTCGGGGATCTCTCGATGGAGCCGGATCGGTATGTCCGCGAGTTTCGAAAGTGACAGCACAGTCTGGTCGCCCTTCTTGTCGAGCTTGAAGCCAGACTGATTGTACGTGAAACTGCGGAACTCGCGCGGTGGCTTCCACTTGAGCATCCCGACGCCGTAGCCGTTCTGCTTGAGCGCAGAAAGGCTACTGAGGTTGTTGAACAGGCGTTCAACGACGGTTTGGAGAACTTTCGAGTACACGTCCGAGAGTCCGTCCCACCACTTCTTGAGGTCGGGTAGCTCCGATCGAAGTGTGGTCATGGACGGCAGTTCGCCGTGGTTCTCTCGGTACTCGTTGAGGCGGTAGCGGGTATGGTTGTACAGTTGCCTACAGATATCGCGATGTCGGTCCAACTCCTCGCGGTGGGCGTCGGACGGCTCGAGACGATACTTGTAGGCGTAGTACATCAGCTCTCGCGTTCCTCAATGAGTTCGTCGAGTTGACCACGGACGAACGACGAGAGGTTCAGGTGGTTCTCCTCAACCCACTCGGCTTGGTCCTCTCGAATGGTGATATTCTTGCGTCTCACAACATACGCACTATGCGCACAAATGCGCATAAGTCCTGCGGAACGTGGGCCTGTGGGCATACCGTAGTAGAGTGTCTGAAAAACGAGCGGCGCTGTATTCCCTCCCTGCTCGCTTCGCTCGCTGAGGAAGGGGGCTTAGTGCCTCGATTCAGCTAAAATCTCCGCCGACTGTTCTTCTCGATGACTGTTCGACCCGCCGCCCGCTATCGATTACTTCCCCCAGAACGGGTCCCGACGGCGGTGTTTGTCGAGATACCCCTGCAGCGCCTCCAGTTCGTCGCCGGGAATCTCGCTCGACAGTTCCTGTTCGAGAATCTTCGCGTGTTTCTCGGGGAGTTCGACCCACAACTCGTCGCCCTCGTCTATCTGACGGCCGACCGTCGGGCCGTCGATGGCGACGCTGACGCGGTTGCCCGCGCGGACCTGTTTGACGTCCTCGCCCTGTTGTTGAATACCCGACAGCTGACCGACGCGCGTCGGCTTGTCCCCGTCGAACTTGACGACGCGCATGTTGTTTTTGAGGGTGCCGGACATGACCTCGACGCCGACGACGGCGGGGTCGTTCTGGCGGAACACGTGGTCCTGGAGGATGCGGAAGCGCGCCGGGCGGACGATCTTGTCGAGCACCGTCTCCTGCTGGGCGCGTTTTCGCTCGGTGACGAACTCGTCGTACTCTTCGATGAGTTGGTAGATGACGTCGTCGTCGAACAGCCGCACGTCGCTGTCGTCGAGTTCGTCCTCGGCGTTCGGCAGCACGTCGACGTTGAACGCGAGGATGACCTTGTGTTCGTCCTCGCGGGCGGTTCCGGCGACGGCGACGTCGCGGGGGGCCACGTCGCCGACTTCCGCGCGGAGAATCGGAATCTCGGCCTCTCTCAGGGCGTTTGCCATCGCTTCGAGGCTCCCGAGCGTGTCGGCCTTCACCACGACGCCTTCCTCCTCGGTGTTGACCTCTATCTCGGCGAGTTCGGCCTGCACGTCCTGTATTACGTCGTCGACCTCGCGGCTCCGGACGGCGCGGACCGGCGCGCCCGCCATCGCGTCGTCGAGGTCGGGGGCGGCGATCTTCACACCCGCCGCGGCTTTCACTTCGTCGACGCGCTCGAACCGCTTCTCGGTTCGAATCTCGGCGAGCGGGCGCGGTTGCAACAGCGCGCGAATCTCGGTGACGATGGGACCGTTGGTCCCGCCGACGACGATGGTGTCGCCCTCGCGGACGGTGCCGTCGTACAGCACCACGTCGAGCGTCGCGCCGAAGCCGCGCTCCTCCTTGACTTCAAGCACCGTCCCCGCACCGGGACCGGCGATGTCGACGGCCATCTCGGCTTTCATGTAGCGCTGCGACAGCCCCATCAGGACGGCGAGCAGGTCCGGAATCCCCTCGCCGGTCATCGCCGAGACGGGGATGACGCCGACGTTCTTCTGGAAGTTCTGGACGCGCCAGTAGAGGTCAGCCGACAGCCCCTCGTCGGAGAGCTGGCCGATTATCTCGTAGAGGTTCGTGTCGAGCATCCCCCGCGCGCGGTCGCTCTGGGCGTCGTACGACGGCTTGATGGGCGACCCCTCCTGCGGGTTCCACCCCGGCGTCGTGTCGACTTTGTTGGCGGCGACGACGAACGGCGTCCCGGTCCGCTTGAGGATGTCGAGCGCCTCGACGGTCTGCGGCTGGAAGCCGTCGTTGACGTCGACGACGAGGATGGCGATGTCGGCGAGCGCGCCGCCGCGCGAGCGCAGCGTCGAAAACGAGTGGTGCCCCGGCGTGTCGATGAACAGGAGACCGGGAAGGTCGAAGTCGTCGGGGTCGACGAGGCTGCCGGCCATCGACGACACCGTGTCGAGCGGCACCGCGGTGGCACCGATGTGCTGGGTGATTGCGCCGGCCTCACCCTCGCTGACGGCCGACCCCCGAACCTTGTCGAGGAGGCTGGTCTTCCCGTGGTCGACGTGACCCAGAACGGCGACGATGGGTGTGCGAAGCGTCTCGGTTCGTGGTGGCTGGTCCGTATCTGACATGAAAATCGCCCCGGAGAAGTTCTCTTATCCGTCGAATATCGGGGGTCGAAGTTAAGTGTTTCAACTCCGCACGCTGTCGATTTCGAGCTGGGAGAACTACCACGACAGGCGACCGTCACCGAGAAGCGACAGTCTCGGGACGCCGCCGCCGACAGACGCTCGTCAGACGACCCCGTGGCGTTTATGTGACCGGACTCGAATAGGCGGCTATGGCCGACATACTCGCCGAGAACCTCTCGGGCAAAGCCGTCATGGGTTCGGACGGAACCGAACTCGGCATGCTGTACAACATCACGATGAACCACAAGACGGGCGCACTCACGGATCTGCTCGTCTCCCCGGACGAGGAAGCGCTCGGCGTCGATACTGGGTCGTTCGACCGCGACGACGCCGGTCGGTTCCGCATCCCGGTCAGTCACGTCAAAGCGGTGAAAGATTACATCGTCGTCCAGCGTTAGGTAGATGCAAGTTCTCGATTCTTCGGCGTTCATCCACGAGTACCACACCGACGAGCAGACGGCTTCGATACCCGACGTCCAGGCGGAACTGGAAGGCGAGCACGCCTTCCGTTTCGACGCGATGGAAGGTGCGGGGATGCACATCCACATTCCCGCCGAGGGGGCCGTCGAGACTATCGGTCGCGCCGCCGCGGAGACGGGCGACGCCGACGTGCTCTCGGAGACGGACATGCGGCTTCTCGCCACCTCCTTCGAGTTGGACGCGACGCTCGTCACCGACGACTACGCGATGCAGAACGTCGCCGAACATCTCGGCGTCTCGGTGAAGGTCATCGCCCGCGACGGCATCGAAGAGCAGCGCAACTGGCGCTTCCAGTGCGCCGGCTGCGGCCGCGAGTTCGACGAGAACCACGACCGCTGTCCCATCTGCGGGTCGGACCTCACGCGAAAGAATCCGGCGTAGTCACGCCGTTCGGCCTCTCCGACCGCACGTTGACATCTCCTCTACGCACCCGGAATCAGACCTGTCGCGATAGCGTACTGGCCGAGGAACTGGTAGGCGTTGAACAGGCCGTGGACGACGGCGACGACGACGAGGTTCTCGGTCCGCTCGTACAGCAGCGCCAGAACCGCGCCGAGGACGAAGATGACGGCGATGCTCGCGACTTTGCCGCCGCCGCTGCCGATGAGCGCCAGCCAGTGGGCGACGGCGAAGACGGCGCTGGCGACCACGACGGCCACCGCCTGCCCGTAGACACGGCGGAGCTTCTCCTGGACGATGCCGCGGAAGATGAGTTCCTCCATCGGACCGACGAAGAAGATGGTCACCGGCACCATGTAGAGGAAGTAGACGGGGTTCTGCTGGCCGGCCGTGATGACCTGGTTTGCCGCCACCTCGATGCCGAATTGCTGGATGACGGCGGAGACGGCGACGAGTGCACCGACGAGGATGACGAGTCCGCCGCCGATCCAGCCGAGGTCGCGGAGCGTCGGGACGCGCCAGCGGACGATGTTCCACTCGTCTCGTTTCGAGAGGTAGAGGTAGGCGGCGATGCCGAAACCGACGTACTGTAGCGACCCGAGAACGGCACGCGTCGCGGGTGTCTGCGCCGAGATTCCGAGGGACTGGAGCACGAACAGACCGACGAGGGAGACGCCGATACCCACGGCGAACGCGCCGGCGACGACGAAGACGACGGTTCCGGCGGCCTGTAGGTGCGTCGCGGACTGCGACTGCGGGGAAGGTTCTGACTGCATCTGTTCGGCGTACAGTACTGGCCGACGCCGAATAGATGCACCGGTCGGGTTCGGCGACGGGGGAGCGATCGACCCGTTTCGCGTCTCGCCTACTCAACTTCGAGACGCGTCTTGTCGCTCACCGCGTCGGCCTCTTCGAAGTCGCCGCCGCCGAGAAGCCCACGAGCGGCGCGCTTGCCCCACTCGACGGCCGGCTGGGTGAACGTCG from Haloprofundus halobius includes:
- the pan2 gene encoding proteasome-activating nucleotidase Pan2; this encodes MSRSPSLPDRPRLDLDPEMSDAERLDAMQKHFARIVQVNEELDERLAQADDRMGDLQSEVDQLKRRNDTLKKASLYLASVEEVSDDGVVIKQHGNNQEVLTEVSPQLAAKLEAGDRVAINDSFAVQRILDDETDARAQAMEVNESPDVSYDDIGGIDDQIREVKEAVEDPLASPELFEEVGVDPPAGVLLYGPPGTGKTMLAKAVANQTDATFIKMAGSELVQKFIGEGARLVRDLFSLAAEREPAVIFIDEIDAVASKRTDSKTSGDAEVQRTMMQLLNEMDGFEERGDVRIIAATNRFDMLDEAILRPGRFDRLIEVPKPNEEGRRRILDIHTDRMNVADDVDLDAFADDLDGFSGADIASLATEAGMFAIRDERTEVKMEDFEAAREKLVEADEDDVVGEFTDYQY
- a CDS encoding PRC-barrel domain-containing protein; this translates as MADILAENLSGKAVMGSDGTELGMLYNITMNHKTGALTDLLVSPDEEALGVDTGSFDRDDAGRFRIPVSHVKAVKDYIVVQR
- a CDS encoding DUF5811 family protein → MNGNTPFAGVPDAVDADQPDLSAELTGDQKQQLRRAVASIVAQTREYLPDGYAIGSELSYDSNGPRATVAVHPPAGHAVSAGFNPDTDDLESGLDDEDRREVARGLAASAAMQAMAAVGDGVTPTAR
- a CDS encoding RNA-guided endonuclease InsQ/TnpB family protein, with the protein product MYYAYKYRLEPSDAHREELDRHRDICRQLYNHTRYRLNEYRENHGELPSMTTLRSELPDLKKWWDGLSDVYSKVLQTVVERLFNNLSSLSALKQNGYGVGMLKWKPPREFRSFTYNQSGFKLDKKGDQTVLSLSKLADIPIRLHREIPDNAALKQVTLKKEPTGEWFATFGVEVDREPPEKPDRPKTVVGIDVGILKYAHDTDGHAIESADLSDERDRLEREQRKLSRREHGSSNYEKQRRRVAECHADLKNKRRDFLHKLSAYYAREYDLVAVEDLDAKGLVELDGNSRNRAGAAWGTFLRMLEYKCEREGTHFVAVDPGGTTKECAACGVSTDKPLWVREHSCPSCGFTADRDWNAAWNILSRGIKQLGSGRSESTPVETALPTGTTSVPAKRVIEAGSPTLKERAQASE
- a CDS encoding NOB1 family endonuclease, with the translated sequence MQVLDSSAFIHEYHTDEQTASIPDVQAELEGEHAFRFDAMEGAGMHIHIPAEGAVETIGRAAAETGDADVLSETDMRLLATSFELDATLVTDDYAMQNVAEHLGVSVKVIARDGIEEQRNWRFQCAGCGREFDENHDRCPICGSDLTRKNPA
- a CDS encoding CPBP family intramembrane glutamic endopeptidase — protein: MQSEPSPQSQSATHLQAAGTVVFVVAGAFAVGIGVSLVGLFVLQSLGISAQTPATRAVLGSLQYVGFGIAAYLYLSKRDEWNIVRWRVPTLRDLGWIGGGLVILVGALVAVSAVIQQFGIEVAANQVITAGQQNPVYFLYMVPVTIFFVGPMEELIFRGIVQEKLRRVYGQAVAVVVASAVFAVAHWLALIGSGGGKVASIAVIFVLGAVLALLYERTENLVVVAVVHGLFNAYQFLGQYAIATGLIPGA
- a CDS encoding pyruvoyl-dependent arginine decarboxylase; the encoded protein is MSTIRVVSGVATGPTPMSSYDAALAEANIHNYNLVAVSSVVPADADVEFVGTAPELGPAGERLTVVEARATAAGPGRVSAGLGWTTGPGPGLFYESAGETDAETVRERVLAGLDAGRDLREWTFEDERVEVASTGADSGEYTTALVVAVYGDSEPIL
- the infB gene encoding translation initiation factor IF-2 gives rise to the protein MSDTDQPPRTETLRTPIVAVLGHVDHGKTSLLDKVRGSAVSEGEAGAITQHIGATAVPLDTVSSMAGSLVDPDDFDLPGLLFIDTPGHHSFSTLRSRGGALADIAILVVDVNDGFQPQTVEALDILKRTGTPFVVAANKVDTTPGWNPQEGSPIKPSYDAQSDRARGMLDTNLYEIIGQLSDEGLSADLYWRVQNFQKNVGVIPVSAMTGEGIPDLLAVLMGLSQRYMKAEMAVDIAGPGAGTVLEVKEERGFGATLDVVLYDGTVREGDTIVVGGTNGPIVTEIRALLQPRPLAEIRTEKRFERVDEVKAAAGVKIAAPDLDDAMAGAPVRAVRSREVDDVIQDVQAELAEIEVNTEEEGVVVKADTLGSLEAMANALREAEIPILRAEVGDVAPRDVAVAGTAREDEHKVILAFNVDVLPNAEDELDDSDVRLFDDDVIYQLIEEYDEFVTERKRAQQETVLDKIVRPARFRILQDHVFRQNDPAVVGVEVMSGTLKNNMRVVKFDGDKPTRVGQLSGIQQQGEDVKQVRAGNRVSVAIDGPTVGRQIDEGDELWVELPEKHAKILEQELSSEIPGDELEALQGYLDKHRRRDPFWGK